Below is a window of Prosthecobacter algae DNA.
GCAGGCGCGTGAGTTTAACAAGATCATCCCTCTCACCGGCGTCATCGTGACCAAGCTGGACGGCAGCGGTAAGGGGGGCATCCTGGTGACCATCCAGCAGGAGCTGGGCGTGCCCACGCGCTACATTGGTCTGGGAGAAAAGGTGGAGGAGTTTCAGCCCTTCAACAGTCAACGTTTTGTCGAGGAACTGCTATGAGCCTGGAACTGCCGGTCACGATCGACATTGCCTCGGACGAGCATTACATGCGCGAAGCCCTGCGGCTTGCGCGAAAGGCGGCGCGCCAGGACGAGGTGCCCATCGGTGCTGTGATCGTCCACAAAGGGCAGATCATTGGGCGTGCCTGGAATCAGGTGGAGACCCTCAAGGATGCCACGGCCCATGCGGAGATGCTGGCGCTGACTCAGGCAGAGAGCGCGATGGAAGACTGGCGCCTGGCTGATTGCGATCTTTACGTGACTAAGGAGCCCTGTCCCATGTGTGCTGGTGCCATTGTTCACTGCCGCATCCGCCGGGTGATCTTTGGCTGTGGCGATAGCAAAGGCGGTGCCGCAGGGGGATTTTGGAATCTGCTGCAGGCGCCCAATTTGAATCATCGCAGTGAAATCACGCCAGGGGTTTTGGCGGAGGACAGCATCGCCTTGCTGAAGGCTTTTTTTGCCGATGCCCGCAAACGCAAAGCTTTGGGGATCGTCCATACCAAAGGCATTGGCTCGCCACCGCCGACTTCTGATCCGACGATTTTTGACGGTCCTTGAGCGGGTTTGGGTGCTTCGCCACGCCAGGGCCTTGGAGATGGAGGGAATTGCGTTCTGCCCGGCGGGCTCTTTTGCTCATTTTTTGCTTCCCGCAGGCGGGGGCTTTTGAGTAGCATCCTGATCATGAGCGACACGACTTGGCATCTCATCAAAGCGGCTGATAAGCAGGAGTATGGCCCCATCACCACCGAAACCCTGATGGGCTGGGCCAGCGAGGCCAAAATCTCGCCCATGGACAAACTTTCCAATGACGGGCGACGGAGCTGGCAGCGCGCGCCGATGATCCTGGAACTGCAGATGGACTGGCTCATTCAGATGCCGGACCAGTATCTGTATGGGCCGACCAATGTGGCCACGATTCAAGAATTTTTGGCGACTGGGGAAATCGATGAAAATGTGGTGCTGATCAATTGCGTGGATGCCACGGAATCGCGTCTTTCCGACCAGGCCTTTTTTGGCTTCAGCCCGCGTCATACCCGCAGCGCCGAGACCACGCTGATGGGATCGCAGTGGCCGGACCTCCAGCGCGGCAGCACCGATGCCGTCCTGCAGCAGCGTGTGGGGCTTCTGGAAAAGCAGATCGTGGAGTATCAGCGCTCGCTGGACCAGTGGGAGACCAGCTACAACAGCCTGCGCCAGCAGTTCATCGAGGCCACCGGACGCGAGCCGCTCTGATGCGGGGCGTTTTACTTTTTGGGTCGTGTTTGAAAGGTGGGTAACCGCACTTTCCACTTCATGGCGGCCAGGCGCAGGAGCAAAATGACCGACATGGCTGCGTAGCGATGGCTTTCCGAAGGCGGGAAATAGCTCTCCAACAGTACAAAGACCGTGGCTCCAATGCCCACGGCGGTGGCATATAGCTCCACCTCGGCCCGAAGCACCCACGGGATCTCACTGCGTAAAACGTCCCGCAGGATGCCGCCGGCCACGCCGGTGACGATGCCGAGCAAGACGGCGATCACTCCAGGGGAGCCTAACAGTAGGGCTTTCTCCGTTCCCACAATGCCAAACAGGGCCAGGCCAAAGGCATCGGCCAGGGTCAAGGCACGGCTGGGGATCTCAATGAAACGGGCCAGCACAAAGGTGCCCACCGCAGCCACCAGCGACCAAGTGATGTGATCTGGGGCCTGGATCCAGAAGACGGGGCGCACCCCCAGGCAAAGATCGCGGATGGTACCACCGCCCACGGCCGTGACGAGGGCCAGCACCACGGCCCCGAAAAGGTCCATGCGCTTGCCTTCGGCAGCTAGGACGCCTGAAACGGCACAGACAGCGCAGGCGGAATACTCGATCCAGGGTGGCATCGGCGCATTCTGAATGGTTTTGGACAAAAATCGAAGAGCAACTGAGGCCGATTCTGAACAGGACCCTCATCCATACGCGCCCCGCTGCATGCTTTCATGGTAGAAGCAAGCCCGCAATCAGGCTAAAAATGAGGGGGGAGTGGCCATTTTGAGGTCCCAAAAGCATGAGCTTGTGAAATTTTTCACAAATTCGGGTTGCCCGTCGTAAAGCCTTCCTGATAATGCACACGCCCCCATGGCAGCACTTCTCGCCAGCTTCGACTTTGCCTTCCTCATCACTTCGGTGGTGAAGATCGTTTTCCTGACCTTTTTGGTCATCTTGCCCATGGTCGCTTACTCCGTGTATGCGGAGAGGCGATTTTCGGCCATCATCCAGGACCGTGTCGGCCCGAACCGAACCGGGATTCCCCTGACTTTGTTTGGTTTCAAGAAAGACATCCAGATCTTCGGCATCGGCGGTCTGGTGCAGCCCATGGCAGATGGCCTGAAGTTCCTTCTGAAGGAAGATTTTACTCCCAAGTCGGTCAATACCTTCTATTACTGGCTCGCCCCGGCGCTGACGATGGTCCCTGCGCTGATGACCTGCGCCGTGCTTCCCTTTGGCAGCGAACTGGACCTTTCCTTCCTCAATCCCCTGATTGAAAAGCTGGGTGGCACAGGATTCACCGCCCCGGTGAAATCCGTGATTGCCGACCTCAATGTCGGTCCTCTGTTCACCTTCGCCATCGCTTCACTGGGCGTTTACGGCATCGTTTTGGCTGGTTGGTCGTCCAATTCGAAGTATCCTTTCCTCGGTGGGGTGCGCGCCTCGGCGCAGATGATCTCCTATGAGCTGTCTCTGGGCCTCTCCATCATTCCGGTGCTGATGGTTTTCGGTGAGCTGAACCTTTCTAAGATGTCCGCTTTCCAGGATGCCAACGGCTGGCTGCTGCTGCCTTTCTGGGGCGAAGGGCTGACGCTCGAGCGCTGGGTGCTGCTGGTGCCGATGGTGATTTCTTTCTGCATCTTTACGGTGGCGATGTTCGCCGAGACCAACCGTCTACCTTTTGACCTTGCCGAGTGTGAAACGGAACTCGTGGCCGGTTACCACACTGAATACAGCTCCATGAAGTTCGCCCTGTTCTTCCTGGGTGAATATGCGGCCATGATCATTGGTTCGGGTTTGGCGGTGACGCTTTTCCTGGGCGGATGGAGCATTCCTTTCTGGCCTTTCTTTGAATACATCGGGCAGAAGATCGGGATGGACACGGTTTTTGGCTGGTTTGGCAGCAGCTTCCAGCTTCATTACGCCGCTGGTTCCACCCCCATCTGGCTGGGCCTTCTGCACATCGCCACCTTCTTCCTGAAGGTCATCGTCTTCATCCTTTTCTTCATCCTCATTCGCTGGTCGCTACCGCGTTTCCGTTTTGACCAGCTCATGAAGTTGGGCTGGCTGTTCATGTTCGAACTGGCCCTGGCCAATGTCATCCTGACTGCCGTGATCATGGCTTGCTTTGTGAAGTAATTCTCCCCTCCGATGGCAACAATTATCGTCCAACGCCCCAAGCTCTCCTGGCATGAGAGGTGGTTCATTTCCACGCTCGTTAAGGGTCTGAAAATCACGCTGGGACACGCCCTCAAAACCTTCCGCGAAATCGTCGGCGGCAAGGAGAAGGTGACCATGGAATATCCCGAGCAGAAGTGGGATGCCAGCCTGCCTTCTTACTACCGTGGTGCGCCTGCCCTGGTGACTGATGAGCAGGATCGCGAGCGTTGTGTGAGCTGTCAGCTCTGCGAGTTCATCTGCCCGCCCAAGGCCATCCGCATCACGCCAGGGGAAATTCCGAGCGATGATCCGTGGGCAAAGGTGGAGAAGCGCCCGAAGGAATTCGATATTGACATGACCCGCTGCATCTATTGCGGCATGTGCGAAGAAGTCTGCCCCGAGCAGGCCATCTACCTCCGCAAAGATTACGCCATCACGGGCGAGTCACGCGCTGAGTTGGTGCACGATAAAAAGAAGCTCTATGAGATCGGCGGCAAGCGCATCGGGCTGGTCAACAAGTGGAATGAACTGAAGTAGAGCCATGCCGTCCATTTTCTTCTATCTCTTCAGCGCCATGACCTTGGGCTTCGGCCTATTGGTGGTGACTGCGCGGAATCCGGTCACCAGCGCCCTGTCTTTGGCTGCCAGCTTTGTCGGCCTGGCCGCCCTTTTCCTGGGGCTGGACGCCTACTTCATCGGCACGATCCAGATCCTGGTTTATGCAGGTGCCGTGATGGTGCTGTTCCTTTTCATCATCATGCTTTTGGACATCAAGGCTGAGGAAGGCAAGAAGCCGAATCTGCCTGCGGTCATCGGCGGCATCACACTGGCGGTGATTTTGGCCCTTCAGATCACCACGGTCTGCAGTAGCTTTAACAACGGAGCAGTCAAAATTAAGGATGCACCTCTGGCCCTTCAGCAGGCGGGTGAAACGGCTAAGCTGCCGACTATTGCCAACGATCTCAAGGCTGGTGTGCTTCCGGATACGAAGCTCATGGGTCTGACGCTTTTCCAGAAATACGGCTTTCACCTCCAGGTGGTCGGACTGCTGCTCCTCGTGGGCACAGTCGGCGTGGTGGTGCTGAGCAAGCGTGAGAAAGGAGTCAAGGACGCCTGATGGTCACACTCAATCATTACCTTATCGTCAGCGGCATGCTATTCGCCCTCGGTCTTGCCGGGGTCATCGCACGGCGCAATATCATCATCATCTACATGTGCCTGGAGATGATGCTGAGCGCTGCCAACTTGACGCTCGTGGCCTTTTCCCGCTTTCGGGTGACGGATGGCCTACCTGATTACGCCGCCCAGTCGCTGGTATTCTTCACCATTACGGTGGCCGCTGCCGAAGTGGCCGTCGGTCTTGCCATCATCGTTGCTCTCTACCGTGCGAAGCAGAGCGTCGAAACTGAATCCGTCACCAAGCTGCAAGGCTAAGCGCAACCGAGAATCTCCCGCTCCATGCCCGCCCAGGACGCCGCCCCCACACTCCCTTCATTGCTGCTGCTGCTGCCGTTTTTTACGGCACTGACCATCTTGCTTGGACACAAACTGCTGAAAAACGTCAGCGTGTTCCTTTCCGTGGCCTCCGCCACGATCTGCTTTGTGATCAGCGTGCTGCTGCTGCATTCCCAGGATTCCAATCCAGTCCTGCTGCCGTTCATCAGCGTTGGCAATTTCAAGATCGCGATTGATGCCCTGATTGATCAGCAAAGCCGTGGCATGATGCTCATCGTCACCTCCATCGGTCTGCTGGTGCATGTTTTCTCCCTGGGCTACATGAAGGAAGATGCGGGCAAGGTTCGCTTCTTCGGGGCGCTGTCCTTGTTCATGTTTTCGATGACGGGCATCGTGCTCGCCGGAAACTTGGTGATGATGTTCATCTTCTGGGAACTGGTCGGTCTCAGTTCCTACCTGCTGATTGGCCATTGGTTTGAGAAAGCCTCTGCGGCGGATGCCTCCAAGAAAGCCTTCCTCACCAATCGTATCGGCGACTTTGGCTTCATGATCGGCATTCTGATGTTGTTCGCGGCCAATCATGGCAATGTGGATTTTGTGGGTGCAGATGGTCTCCGCGAGAGTTTCGCCAGTGGCACGCTGCATCACCTCGCCGCCTCCCAGCCTGCGTTCATGATGGCGGCCGCTCTCTGCCTGTTCATGGGTGCTGTAGGCAAGTCTGCCCAGGTGCCTCTGCATGTCTGGCTGCCGGATGCCATGGAAGGCCCGACTCCGGTTTCGGCCCTCATTCACGCGGCTACGATGGTGGCCGCCGGCGTGTTTATGCTAGTGCGTTGCGCCTTTGTGATCGAGGCGTCTCCTGATGCCGCCCAGGTCATCGCCTGGATCGGTGGCATCACTGCTATTTTTGCCGCACTGATGGCCACTCAGCAGAATGACATCAAGCGCGTGCTCGCTTACTCCACCCTGTCCCAGCTTGGTTACATGGTTATGGCTGTCGGTCTTCTTGCCATGCAGGTGGGCGGGCATCATCACGAGGCAGGCCCTGGCCACCCGGCGATGTTCCACCTTTACACGCATGCTTTCTTCAAGGCCATGTTGTTCCTGGGTTCGGGCGCCATCATCTATGCCTGCCACCATGAGCAGGACATGTGGAAGATGGGCGGCCTGATGAAGCACATGCCGGTCACCTTTGTGACTTTCGCCATCGGCACAGCCTCGCTCATGGGGATCCCTTATATCACCAGCGGTTTCTGGAGCAAAGAAGCCATTCTCGGCGTCGCTTTTGAAGTGGAAGGAGGTCGACCTCTGTTTTGGATCGGTGTTGTTACCGCCATGCTGACGGCCTTCTACATGACCCGTCTATTTGTTGTGGCCTTCTTTGGCAAACCTCGTACAGACTCTGCACACCATGCCGTCGAGGCCCCGATCATCATGGTCTTGCCTCTGATCATTCTCGCTTTGCTCACCCTTGGTTCAGTGCCACTTGCCGGGGTCTTTGAAGCCATGAAGCCTACCCATGCCGAAGATCATCCGACCGTGGTCATTGCTTCCATTGTGGCTCTTGCCATCGGATTGTTCGGTGGTTTGTTCCTTTACAAGGGCAAGGACAAAGACCCGCTGAACATCAAGCTGTTCGCCAACAAGTTTTATGTGGACGAGGTCTATGCGGTCATCGTCAAAGTGTTTCAGGATGCGGTGGCGTGGATCGTGGCGGGGCTTGAGCGTCTGATTGTGGACGGCATCATGGCTCGCCTGCCAGCTTACCTCGCCGCGCGTGTCGGTTCTGCCGCGCGGATTCTTCAGGGTGGTCACTTGCAGGGTTATACCTTCCTGCTGGGTCTCGGCGTCCTGCTTGTTGTTTATGTCGTCGTGTTTGTCCTGCCCTCTGTGGGCCATTGATGGAGGAATGGAATGAGCGTTCTCGAAATCGTCATCCTGCTACCAATTGTCGCCGCCCTAGCCATCTGGCTCGGGGCACCGGCCCGTGCCACCTCGGTGGGCTCGGCCATCCTTAACCTGCTCATTGTCCTGGGACTCCTTTTCCAGTTCAAGTCGGCCTCGGCGGGAGGTGCGGGCATGGCCTTCGAAAGCGCCCGTGTGGTTTTGGACAATCCGGCCATCTCCTTCGGAGTGGGCGCGGACGGTGTTTCTCTGATTCTTGCCTTGCTGACCGTGCTCGTCACGTTTGCGGCTGTCTGGCAGATTGCTTCGGACAAGCCCGCCATTTATCACATTGCCTCTCTGCTCATTGCAGGAGGTGGTCTGGGGGCTTTCCTTTCCACGGATGTCTTTTTTATCTACGCCTTTCATGAACTGGCGCTGATCCCGACCTTCCTCATGATTGGCCTTTATGGCCATGGTGAAGACTCCCATCGCAAAGCGGTGGCCTGGAAGACAACGATCTATCTTGGAGCTGGCAGCCTTGTCCTTCTGGCTGGCCTTGCCTGGCTGGTGCTGGAATACAGCGGCGGTCAGAAACTGACGTTCGATCTGAATGCGCTTCGTGCTCAGGCGGCCTCGACGCCCTTGCCTGTGGAAAAGCAGGGTCTCATCTTCTTCGTGCTGCTTCTGGGTTTTGGCACGCTGGTCAGCCTTTTCCCTCTGCATAGCTGGGCGGCACCCGCCTATGCCACTGCTCCAACACCTGTTGCCATGCTGCATGCGGGTGTGCTCAAAAAGTTTGGCCTGTATGGTCTGATCCGCATTGCACTGCCGCTGTTGCCGCAAGGTGCGCAGGTGGAGTGGGTGCAGCAGGCGTTGCTTTTCATGCTGCTGGGTAACATTCTGGTCATTGGTTTTGTCACCATCGCCCAGCGTTCCTTGGACCAGGTGCTGGGCAATTCTTCGGTGATGCACATGGGTTACATCTTCCTCGGCATCGCTGCGGGGACGGAGATCGCCCTGCAAGGTGCCGTGCTGCTCATGTTTGCTCACGGCATCTCGATTGCTCTGCTGTTTGCTCTCGCAGGCCGTATGCGGAATCAATTGGGCACGCTGGAGCTTTCCAAGCTGGGCGGGCTTGCTTCCCACGCACCGGTCTTCACGCTGTTGTTTGCCTTTGGGGCCTTTGCTTCTTTGGGGCTTCCGGGTCTGGCGAACTTCGCCGGTGAAGTGATGGTGTTCCTGGGTGCTTACGGCAGCAATGGTGGCCATGCTATTGGGCCCATGCAGTGGACGGTCATCCTGGCTCTGTGGGGCGTGGTGATGTCGGCCGTTTACATGTTGCGTGCCTTCCGCGATATTTTCCAAGGTTCTGCCAATGCGGGCCTGTTCATGAATGACCCGGCCTTCAGCCAGCGCATTCCTTTGATTCTGCTCGCCGCAGCCCTGTTGATTGTCGGTTGCTGCCCCTGGCTTCTGCTGGACCTGCTGAAGTCGCTGTCTGCGGCCAAGGTGGCTGTGATGTAGAAACTGATTTTTTTCCGATCCATGTCTGTTTTCTCCGTCGAAATCTTCCTGGTTGTTTTTGGTCTGGCGCTGCTGTGCCTTGAGGCCCTTGTCCCCACGCTTACTCGTCGCACGCTGGCGGGCATCAGCATTGGCGGCGTGGCCTTGGCCTTTGTGCTGTTTCTGTTTGCTTCGAAATCTGGGGCAGATCTGCCCGCCTTTGTGCAGCCTTATCATCAGCTCGATACGCTGGCGGTCTTTTATAAAGGCTTTGCGCTGGTCATCACCTTGCTGGTGCTTTGGCTGACGGTGGAAAGCTCGGCCTACCTCACGAAGTTCACCCCTGGTGGCAACTTCAGTGAACTCTTCAGCCTGCCCATCCTGGTGTGTGTCGGCATGATGTGGATGGCTTCGGCCAAGGACCTGATCACGGTCTTTGTGTCGCTGGAACTGGTGACGGTGTCTTTCTACGTGCTGGTGGCCTTTGCCCGCAAAAGCAATCTGGCGCTGGAGGCCGGTGTGAAGTACCTCATTCTGGGGGCACTCAGCACGGGTGTTCTCGTTTATGGCATTGCCTGGGTGTATGGTGCCACGGGAGCTCTGAGTTTCGAGGGTATCGGGACGGCACTGGCTCTGCCTGAAACTTCCCGGACTGCCGCTCTTCTGGGGGCAGCCTTTCTGCTTTCCGGTCTGGGGTTCAAGGTCGCTGCCGCGCCCTTCCAGATGTGGGTGCCCGATGTTTATCAGGGAGCTCCGATTCCGGTGACGGTCTTTCTTTCGGTCGGCTCAAAAGCCGCTGGTTTTGTGGTGCTGACTCGCACGGTGGAATCATTTATGGCGACAGGCTCGGTGATTGCCGCTGAGGTTCAGGGCTTGCTCATTGTGGGTGGTGCGCTGACGATTCTCCTGGGCAGCCTGCCTGCCATGTTCCAGACGAGCATCAAGCGCCTTCTGGCCTATTCCAGCATCAGCCATGCAGGCTATCTGCTCCTGGCACTGGGTGCAGGTTCGGCCCGGTTTGATCTCAGCTCCGGCGGGGTGGTGGCCTTTTATCTGGCAACGTACCTGCCGATGACGGTTCTGAGTTTCCTGGTGCTGGCCATTCTCCGTGCCAATGGCGGCGGTGAAGATATCCAGGATTTCCGGGGATTGGCCCGCCGCAGTCCGGTGCTGGCTTTGGCGATGACCTTGTCTCTGGCATCCCTTGCAGGTCTTCCTCTCACGGCCGGTTTCATGGGCAAGCTTTTCGTGTTCTTCGGCCTTGTGGATCAGGCCGCCTGGGGTGCTTTGGCCTGCGCGGTGATCGGTGCTGCTGTGGGTTTCTATTATTACTTCCGTGCCATCCTGGTCATGTATGCCACGGATGCGCAGACAGCCGAGCCTTTGAAGGTTGCAACGGGAACGAAAGCCGGTGCCATTGTTTTGGCGGTGGTGATCGTCGTGATCGGTGTCTATCCGAAGCCTTTGCAGCAGTTGCTGGCCCCCGTTCCTGTCACGGTGGTTGCTCATTGAGTTTTTGGTGGAAATCCGGGTTTGCAGTTGCAACAAGCGGCTTTGAGGGACGTTTGTTGAGGCTCTCTATGAAGCTCTTTGCTGCCTGTCTGTTTCTCGCCCTCAGTTTCAATCTCCATGCTGCGCCGCAGGACGACCAATACGTTCTGGGGCCTGACTCTCAGGTGCAGGCTGGGGTGCCGCAGGGCAAGGTGACCCAGATGCCCGCCTGGACAGACTCGAAGATCTTTCCAGGAACAACCCGCGACTGGTGGGTGTATGTGCCTGCCCAGTATTCCAAGGACAAGCCTGCCGCGGTGATGGTCTTTTGTGACGGAGGCGGATTTGTGAAGCCCGACGGCCAGTTCCGTGCACCGGTGGTTTTTGACAACCTCATCGCCAAAGGGGAGATGCCTGTGACGATTGGCATTTTCATTCAGCCCGGCACCTTTCCAAACAAAGACCCGAAGGTGAAGGCCCGGAGCAACCGCAGCTTTGAGTATGATTCCCTGGGGGATCTTTACGCCCGTTTCTTGCTGGAGGAGATCCTTCCCGCCGTGGCCAAGGACTACAGCCTGACCACGAATCCTGATGAGCGCGCGATCTGCGGCAACAGCAGCGGCGGCATCTGTGCCTTCACGGTGGCCTGGGAAAAGCCGGACGCCTTTCGCAAGGTGGTGAGCCACATCGGCTCCTTCACGAACATCCGCGGTGGACATGTTTACCCGGCCCTCATCCGCAAGACGGACAAGAAGCCCCTCAAGGTGTTTCTCCAGGACGGCAAGAACGATCTGGACAACCAGTTTGGCAACTGGCCCTTGGCCAATCAGGATATGGCGGCGGCGCTGAAATTTGCCGGTTATGACTACCAGTTTGTTCTGGGGGAAGGCACCCACAATGGCAAGCACGGCGCGGCCATGCTGCCAGACACGCTTCGCTGGCTGTGGAAGAAGTAAGCCTCCAGTTCTTTGTACACACTTTTTGTTATCCTTTGCATGAAATATCTCGCCTTTCTTTCTCTGGCCTTTTTGCCCCTGCTGTCCTCCGCCCAGGACACTTCCTTGCATGAATACCTCAGCGATGACCAGCCCTGGAAAGAGGCGGTCTCCGGCTACAACTTCACCGATGGCCTCTGCACAGATGCGGCTGGCAATCTCTTCTTCACGGATGTGAAGGCCGGGAAGGGGATCTACAAGCTGGATGCTGCGACGGGCAAGACGGACCTGTTTCTCGACAATCTGCCGGGTATCAGCGGTCTGCAGATCGGACCCGATGGCCGATTTTATGCCTGTCACAACCGTGAACAGCGCATCATCGCCATCACCATGAAAGGCGAGGTGGAGGTCCTGCTGACGGGCGTGAAGTGCAATGACCTCGTCGTCAGCAAAAAGGGGAATCTTTATTTTACGGAGACCCCCACTCAGCGCATCCACCTGATCACGGCGGACAAGAAGCACGTGGTGGCGGATGAAGGGCATGTGGCGAAACCCAACGGCATCACCATCTCTCCCGATGAAGCGACTCTGGTGGTCTCCGAACACGGCGGCAAGCATGTGTGGACGTGGCGCATCGAGGAAGATGGCACGCTAAGCGGCGGGGCTCCCTTCATGACCATGTGGCTGCCTGTGGGCAAAGAAACGGCGGCTGGTGATGGGGCCACCACGGAGTCTAAAGGACGCTACTTTGTGACGACTGATCTCGGCGTGCAGATCTTTGATCCGGCAGGACGGCTCGCCGGGATCATTGCCAAGCCGGTGATGGATGGCAAGATCGTCAGCGCTGAGTTTGCAGGCAAGGATCACGACATTCTGTATGTGGCTGCCGGAGACAAGATCTTTGGCCGCAAGCTGAAGGTGAGCGGTTACTTCCGTTGAGGACGGGGGCAAGCCATTGAACTTGGCGAAGGATCTGCTGGTGGGATGGCGTATTGCTGAGATGCGTCATCTCCTTGTTTGGATCGCTCTCAGCCTTGTCACGGCAGGGGCCCAGGAACCTGCCAAAAAGCTGCTGGCGGGGGCGGCCACCAGCAATATCACGCCACCGATTGGCGGAGCCATTGTTGGGGGATTTTCACCTTTTCCCTCCACCCACATTCACGATGAGCTGCATGCGCGCTGCCTCGTTTTGGACAATGGT
It encodes the following:
- the tadA gene encoding tRNA adenosine(34) deaminase TadA, with translation MSLELPVTIDIASDEHYMREALRLARKAARQDEVPIGAVIVHKGQIIGRAWNQVETLKDATAHAEMLALTQAESAMEDWRLADCDLYVTKEPCPMCAGAIVHCRIRRVIFGCGDSKGGAAGGFWNLLQAPNLNHRSEITPGVLAEDSIALLKAFFADARKRKALGIVHTKGIGSPPPTSDPTIFDGP
- a CDS encoding trimeric intracellular cation channel family protein, which produces MSKTIQNAPMPPWIEYSACAVCAVSGVLAAEGKRMDLFGAVVLALVTAVGGGTIRDLCLGVRPVFWIQAPDHITWSLVAAVGTFVLARFIEIPSRALTLADAFGLALFGIVGTEKALLLGSPGVIAVLLGIVTGVAGGILRDVLRSEIPWVLRAEVELYATAVGIGATVFVLLESYFPPSESHRYAAMSVILLLRLAAMKWKVRLPTFQTRPKK
- a CDS encoding complex I subunit 1 family protein; this translates as MAALLASFDFAFLITSVVKIVFLTFLVILPMVAYSVYAERRFSAIIQDRVGPNRTGIPLTLFGFKKDIQIFGIGGLVQPMADGLKFLLKEDFTPKSVNTFYYWLAPALTMVPALMTCAVLPFGSELDLSFLNPLIEKLGGTGFTAPVKSVIADLNVGPLFTFAIASLGVYGIVLAGWSSNSKYPFLGGVRASAQMISYELSLGLSIIPVLMVFGELNLSKMSAFQDANGWLLLPFWGEGLTLERWVLLVPMVISFCIFTVAMFAETNRLPFDLAECETELVAGYHTEYSSMKFALFFLGEYAAMIIGSGLAVTLFLGGWSIPFWPFFEYIGQKIGMDTVFGWFGSSFQLHYAAGSTPIWLGLLHIATFFLKVIVFILFFILIRWSLPRFRFDQLMKLGWLFMFELALANVILTAVIMACFVK
- a CDS encoding NADH-quinone oxidoreductase subunit I — protein: MATIIVQRPKLSWHERWFISTLVKGLKITLGHALKTFREIVGGKEKVTMEYPEQKWDASLPSYYRGAPALVTDEQDRERCVSCQLCEFICPPKAIRITPGEIPSDDPWAKVEKRPKEFDIDMTRCIYCGMCEEVCPEQAIYLRKDYAITGESRAELVHDKKKLYEIGGKRIGLVNKWNELK
- a CDS encoding NADH-quinone oxidoreductase subunit J family protein — protein: MPSIFFYLFSAMTLGFGLLVVTARNPVTSALSLAASFVGLAALFLGLDAYFIGTIQILVYAGAVMVLFLFIIMLLDIKAEEGKKPNLPAVIGGITLAVILALQITTVCSSFNNGAVKIKDAPLALQQAGETAKLPTIANDLKAGVLPDTKLMGLTLFQKYGFHLQVVGLLLLVGTVGVVVLSKREKGVKDA
- the nuoK gene encoding NADH-quinone oxidoreductase subunit NuoK → MVTLNHYLIVSGMLFALGLAGVIARRNIIIIYMCLEMMLSAANLTLVAFSRFRVTDGLPDYAAQSLVFFTITVAAAEVAVGLAIIVALYRAKQSVETESVTKLQG
- the nuoL gene encoding NADH-quinone oxidoreductase subunit L, which gives rise to MPAQDAAPTLPSLLLLLPFFTALTILLGHKLLKNVSVFLSVASATICFVISVLLLHSQDSNPVLLPFISVGNFKIAIDALIDQQSRGMMLIVTSIGLLVHVFSLGYMKEDAGKVRFFGALSLFMFSMTGIVLAGNLVMMFIFWELVGLSSYLLIGHWFEKASAADASKKAFLTNRIGDFGFMIGILMLFAANHGNVDFVGADGLRESFASGTLHHLAASQPAFMMAAALCLFMGAVGKSAQVPLHVWLPDAMEGPTPVSALIHAATMVAAGVFMLVRCAFVIEASPDAAQVIAWIGGITAIFAALMATQQNDIKRVLAYSTLSQLGYMVMAVGLLAMQVGGHHHEAGPGHPAMFHLYTHAFFKAMLFLGSGAIIYACHHEQDMWKMGGLMKHMPVTFVTFAIGTASLMGIPYITSGFWSKEAILGVAFEVEGGRPLFWIGVVTAMLTAFYMTRLFVVAFFGKPRTDSAHHAVEAPIIMVLPLIILALLTLGSVPLAGVFEAMKPTHAEDHPTVVIASIVALAIGLFGGLFLYKGKDKDPLNIKLFANKFYVDEVYAVIVKVFQDAVAWIVAGLERLIVDGIMARLPAYLAARVGSAARILQGGHLQGYTFLLGLGVLLVVYVVVFVLPSVGH
- a CDS encoding NADH-quinone oxidoreductase subunit M codes for the protein MSVLEIVILLPIVAALAIWLGAPARATSVGSAILNLLIVLGLLFQFKSASAGGAGMAFESARVVLDNPAISFGVGADGVSLILALLTVLVTFAAVWQIASDKPAIYHIASLLIAGGGLGAFLSTDVFFIYAFHELALIPTFLMIGLYGHGEDSHRKAVAWKTTIYLGAGSLVLLAGLAWLVLEYSGGQKLTFDLNALRAQAASTPLPVEKQGLIFFVLLLGFGTLVSLFPLHSWAAPAYATAPTPVAMLHAGVLKKFGLYGLIRIALPLLPQGAQVEWVQQALLFMLLGNILVIGFVTIAQRSLDQVLGNSSVMHMGYIFLGIAAGTEIALQGAVLLMFAHGISIALLFALAGRMRNQLGTLELSKLGGLASHAPVFTLLFAFGAFASLGLPGLANFAGEVMVFLGAYGSNGGHAIGPMQWTVILALWGVVMSAVYMLRAFRDIFQGSANAGLFMNDPAFSQRIPLILLAAALLIVGCCPWLLLDLLKSLSAAKVAVM
- a CDS encoding NADH-quinone oxidoreductase subunit N, encoding MSVFSVEIFLVVFGLALLCLEALVPTLTRRTLAGISIGGVALAFVLFLFASKSGADLPAFVQPYHQLDTLAVFYKGFALVITLLVLWLTVESSAYLTKFTPGGNFSELFSLPILVCVGMMWMASAKDLITVFVSLELVTVSFYVLVAFARKSNLALEAGVKYLILGALSTGVLVYGIAWVYGATGALSFEGIGTALALPETSRTAALLGAAFLLSGLGFKVAAAPFQMWVPDVYQGAPIPVTVFLSVGSKAAGFVVLTRTVESFMATGSVIAAEVQGLLIVGGALTILLGSLPAMFQTSIKRLLAYSSISHAGYLLLALGAGSARFDLSSGGVVAFYLATYLPMTVLSFLVLAILRANGGGEDIQDFRGLARRSPVLALAMTLSLASLAGLPLTAGFMGKLFVFFGLVDQAAWGALACAVIGAAVGFYYYFRAILVMYATDAQTAEPLKVATGTKAGAIVLAVVIVVIGVYPKPLQQLLAPVPVTVVAH
- a CDS encoding alpha/beta hydrolase; translated protein: MKLFAACLFLALSFNLHAAPQDDQYVLGPDSQVQAGVPQGKVTQMPAWTDSKIFPGTTRDWWVYVPAQYSKDKPAAVMVFCDGGGFVKPDGQFRAPVVFDNLIAKGEMPVTIGIFIQPGTFPNKDPKVKARSNRSFEYDSLGDLYARFLLEEILPAVAKDYSLTTNPDERAICGNSSGGICAFTVAWEKPDAFRKVVSHIGSFTNIRGGHVYPALIRKTDKKPLKVFLQDGKNDLDNQFGNWPLANQDMAAALKFAGYDYQFVLGEGTHNGKHGAAMLPDTLRWLWKK